The Candidatus Neomarinimicrobiota bacterium genome contains a region encoding:
- a CDS encoding alpha/beta hydrolase: MTDNMNKTRPVKAFIFFITFGAILFAVPAADSAIVIQTEELLLGNEVKASGQKLMAQSGGFTRIHDDSSYELRTVVIGIHGTKSQGYEWVGPLKNLAREYRHTYFYRYNWDVCPDSSALQLSKDLIDITGQIPGVDRIVLFGHSSGGLVVTYLASLMHINIPVEIHTIASPLKGYARLNKRCELPKLRDGVLSFPQWEENVAHFQWRTQHMLDNAFNRLKQDPQDVNLYNSEVTLLPDTMNGRRLGHNWSITWVIDEHLRIPHKP, encoded by the coding sequence ATGACTGACAACATGAACAAAACCCGGCCCGTTAAAGCATTTATTTTCTTTATCACCTTCGGGGCAATCCTTTTCGCGGTACCGGCAGCTGATTCAGCTATTGTTATCCAGACAGAGGAACTACTTCTTGGCAATGAAGTCAAGGCCTCCGGACAGAAACTTATGGCTCAGTCAGGCGGTTTTACCCGAATCCACGATGATTCCTCTTATGAACTTAGGACGGTTGTTATCGGTATCCATGGCACCAAATCTCAGGGTTATGAATGGGTGGGGCCTCTGAAAAATCTGGCTCGAGAATACAGGCACACATACTTCTACCGTTATAACTGGGATGTCTGTCCGGACAGTTCGGCACTGCAACTCTCAAAGGACCTCATAGATATCACGGGACAAATTCCCGGTGTTGACAGGATTGTTCTGTTTGGTCACAGCTCCGGCGGGTTGGTGGTTACATATCTGGCTTCATTGATGCACATAAACATCCCGGTGGAAATTCACACTATTGCTTCCCCACTTAAAGGATATGCCAGGCTTAACAAAAGATGTGAACTACCAAAGCTACGGGATGGGGTCCTCAGTTTTCCTCAATGGGAAGAAAATGTTGCTCACTTTCAGTGGCGGACACAACATATGCTGGATAATGCATTCAACCGTCTGAAACAGGATCCTCAGGACGTCAATTTGTACAATAGCGAAGTGACACTCTTGCCGGACACCATGAACGGCAGACGCTTGGGTCATAACTGGTCCATTACCTGGGTAATTGATGAACATCTCCGCATTCCTCACAAACCGTAA